A region from the Benincasa hispida cultivar B227 chromosome 10, ASM972705v1, whole genome shotgun sequence genome encodes:
- the LOC120088806 gene encoding microtubule-associated protein RP/EB family member 1C-like: protein MASSIGIMDSAYFVGRSEILSWINSTLHLNLSKVEESCSGAVQCQLMDAVHPGMVPMHKVNFDAKSEYEMIQNYKVLQDVFNKLKITKHIEVSKLVKGRPLDNLEFMQWMKWYCDSINGGVLHNYNALERREACKGGKEASKKFAASQSSSKNSVATSRSQTSQNARRNEVTANVNSANQSGKTSRPSSSSGAAVYDEQITELKLSIDSLEKERDFYFAKLRDIEILCQSHEIQDSNVVRAIKKILYAGEDDASVVVEAQAMVSMATQKEGETRSQGISANLETQKRKNIQNLDVDAVGITTLSPRQRISGVSDVHCSGSPLLTY from the exons ATGGCTTCAAGCATTGGAATCATGGATTCGGCTTACTTCGTTGGCAGATCTGAGATCCTTTCATGGATCAACTccactctccacctcaatctcTCCAAAGTTGAAGAG TCTTGCTCTGGTGCGGTCCAGTGCCAGTTGATGGATGCGGTTCATCCAGGGATGGTGCCGATGCATAAGGTCAATTTCGATGCGAAAAGCGAGTACGAAATGATTCAGAACTATAAGGTTCTTCAAGATGTATTCAACAAGCTCAAGATCACGAAG CATATCGAGGTTAGCAAGCTTGTGAAAGGTAGACCACTTGATAACTTGGAGTTCATGCAATGGATGAAGTGGTACTGTGATTCGATCAACGGAGGAGTTCTACACAA TTATAACGCTTTAGAAAGAAGAGAAGCCTGCAAGGGAGGGAAAGAAGCTAGTAAGAAATTTGCAGCCTCTCAATCATCATCCAAGAACTCAGTGGCTACATCTAGATCTCAAACCTCTCAAAATGCAAGAAGAAATGAAGTAACTGCTAATGTCAACTCAGCAAATCAATCAGGAAAAACTTCAAGGCCTTCCTCTAGTTCTGGAGCAGCAGTATATGATGAACAG ATCACAGAGTTGAAACTTTCAATTGACAGCCTTGAGAAGGAAAGAGATTTTTACTTTGCCAAATTGAGGGATATTGAGATTCTATGCCAGAGTCATGAGATACAGGACTCTAAT GTTGTAAGAGCAATAAAGAAGATTTTGTATGCTGGGGAAGATGATGCATCAGTAGTGGTAGAAGCTCAAGCAATGGTGTCCATGGCTACCCAAAAGGAAGGTGAGACCAGAAGTCAAGGGATTTCTGCAAATCTGGAAACTCAGAAgagaaaaaatattcaaaatcttGATGTTGATGCTGTGGGGATTACAACATTGTCCCCCAGGCAGAGAATTTCTGGTGTTTCTGATGTTCATTGCAGTGGTTCACCACttttgacttactga